Genomic segment of Ignavibacteria bacterium:
AAAGGTTTTTGATTAAGGCTCCAAACCAACTCGTAGTTGCTTTGGGAAAAAAGATTACCAGAAATGAAAAGAAGAACACAAACTGTTAGAATATTTTTCATCGATAACTCCTATTAATTTATTTTTTCTATTTATGAATTCAATAATTGGAGCATGATCATTTACATTCGAGTAATATTAACTTAATTAATATGCGATATAATGTTCATTTGTGCAAATTTAAGATGGGATTTTCTTTTGAAGGAATGTTTTTTCAGTTGTTCAAGAAAATGGAGTGTGAGAAGAAATTTTGTTTTAGCAGATAGAAAGATGCCATCCATGTAAGTTAGGATGGCGTTATTTCAGATATCAGATTAACTAATCAATCCAGAAAAGATACATCTATCGCAAGTACACAAATTTCTTTGTTGAAGTAAATGAACCTGTATTCAATGGATTCACTCCGCTCACTACTAGCCGATACATATAAACTCCTGAACTTAATCCATACTTATCTGCGTTAAATTCGACTTCATATTCACCAGCTTGCTTTGGCTCGTTCACAAGTGTGGCTACTTCACGGCCCAATAAATCGAATACTTTTAGTGTTACATACTGACTTATATCAGTTTGCATTTTATCCGCCATCTGGCGGATTGCAATTTGAAATTTAATCTTTGTACTTGGATTAAACGGATTAGGATAGTTTTGAAACAATTGGAATTCAGAGATACTAATTGCATTTTCTTCTTTGATAAAAGTCAATCCACCGTTAGTAGTCATTAAAATTTGTGCATACCAATCAGAATCTTTATTTGAACCAACAGTAAACCCCTTGATACTATCAAGCATTGTGATACCCCCGATGTAACTGAAATTTCCAATTTCATTTAGCTTACGCTGTAAGATCCAATTCTTGCCACCATCTGATGTTTTCATTATAACTCCATTCCATCCGGCAACCCAGCCAATTGAATCGTTAACAAAATAAAGGGATTCGAAATTATATTTTGAAAAAGGAGTAACAGGTTTTGGTTCATACCAGGATAATCCATTATTTATTGTTTTTAATACAAGTTCGTTCTCACCAACAATATAACCGATGGAATCAATAAACTGTACGTCAGATAAAAAACCGGCATAATTCTTTGATTGCGTAAACCAACTAAGTCCTTGATTTGTGGTTTTTCTAACAATGCCGTAAGTTGCACTGTCGCCGACGGCAAATCCTATTTCATTATTTATAAATCGAATTTTCAGAAAGTAAATGTTTGATCTATCTATTATTAACCAATTACTACCACCATCGGTAGTCTTTAATATCAAGCTATCTGTGGTAATAAATCCGACAGAGGGATCGATTAAACAAATGGAAGTAATTTTTTTATTAAAAGGGAGCAATATCTTTAACCAAGTTTCTCCCTCATCATTGGATTTAAGCACTGTCCCACTATCCCCACAAATAAAAATATAAGAATCAATAAAAAAGATGTCATTCAGATTTGACAATGTACTGGACGGTATTTCTCTCCAATTGCTACCACCATTAACTGTTTTTAATATTATTCCGTTAGTTCCAGTTATCAAACCAATATTTTTATCTTTCATTCTTAATTCATAAAAAGTTTTGTTGTAAATTTTTGGTGGAATTTCGAACCATTGAGAGAAGACACCTCCTGGAGATATTATTATTAGTAAGCAACTTATTATTATAATAGACGATCTCATTATCTAATTTTCACCAACATGAATAATTGATTCACGCTCTTCAACATATTCAGCCATTGGAGGGCACCAATCGTCAATCCATAAAGATATGGATGTACTTAAATTGAATCTAAATTTATGAATGGCCCAACTTGTAAAAGTATATGGGAATGAAATTTGCTTTTCTTTCACTGCATCTGTTACTAGTTGTTCATAAATCGTCTCAGGAACTTGGTTCCCTTTCTGTACAGTTATTAGTAAATTACATTTACAAGGTTGAAGAATTTTGATATAGATGTTTATAGTTTGATTTAAAACAACGGATTGATTTGGAGTAACTTCAATAATTTTTGATACAAACCATCCTTGTTTATCTATTAAATAGGGATCATCTATATCTATTTCCCCATGATACCTGTTTAAAATTCTACTTCGATTAGAATCATTATAAATTATTACTGAATATCTTCTCGCAACAAAACCATATGGTATTTCCCCCCCCATCGTTTGGTAACCATCTTGGGTGTCTCCAATGCATTAATTCCAAGGGTCTTTCATCATTTGTTGTAAAGACTTGATCAGACTGTTTTATAACAGGTTGGCAATAGCTATCCCATAATTCTCCATTAAGTATTAAGTCCCAATAAGCAGGTTGATCTAAATAGAAATCTACATCCCAAGGATATTGACGACCTTGAGATCCATACTGAATCGCCCAAAATAAAAAGTTTGACATAATTTCCTCTTTTCTTAAAATTTACTTAAAATTTTATTTTGCTACAAGTTGAAATTAATAAAATCAACTAATCGAATTAACTCATAAATATTGTAACCCAAGGATAGTTGTTTTTTGAGTCGGTGCTTTATAATATATGTAACCGATTATAACGGAGAGATATTATAATCAATACACCAAGTGTTGGTTTGTCAAATTTTATGCTATTTCAATTTTGTCTGTAAAATAAAATCCTTGAAAATGGATTCTGGAATTTCAAGATTGCTTATGATTTATTTCATTAAAATAAACTTTTTCACTGATGTGAATGAGCCTGCATTTATCTTATACAAATACACTCCCGAACTTAATCCATATTTACTTGCATCGAACTCTATTTCAAATTCACCAGCTTGCTTTGGTTCGTTTACAATTGTTGCGACTTCACACCCAAGCAAATCGAACACTTTTAGTGTTGCATAACTATTAACTGATAACCGATAACTAATAACTGTACTAGGATTAAACGGATTCGGATAATTCTGATAAAGCCGGAATTTATCTACTATTTGTTCCTCATCACTTATGGAAGTCAGAATTTGATTCCATTTATTTTTCGCAGATTGCATATGCTGTTTGAGTGCTGTTAAATTATCGCCTGCGGCTACAGCAAATACAACACCGAGGGTATCTCCGGGATTTATCGAAAAAGGTCCGCTTGCGACAACATGCGAAACATCACCTGCACCGGCATTTGGTTTTGTAATGCCGCCGCTGAGCGATTCCCATTTTTCTGCATCTGTAAATCCATCATAAACTCCCCAACCTCCGTCACTACCTGCATTAAGAATTGAACGATAATGGTAATTCGTATGCGAAACAAGTGCAGCACCTGTATAATAAGGAGTTGTTCCTGGCTGATTGTAAACATATCCCATCTTAGCTTCGTCATCCCATCGGGAAACGTCATCAGCACCTGTAGATGCAATTAAGTCCCAATCAAAATAAAGCCCAGCATGAAAATTTGTTATTTGTGAAGGTGTTGTGTTGATGAAATTATAATGCAGCAGGACAAAATCTTCATTCGGTGAATTTACAAATGAGTAAGAATGTAAGATAGTTTTTATGCCAATTTTATTTGTCCCCGCTCCATCGTCATTAAACAATGAAGTTGTCTGTAGATCGGCTTTAGCTCCGGGCTGAAATACTTTGATCGGAGTGATCATTGTGAATTCGTTGTTTTGAATACTTCCATTGTTCCCACGTGCTCGATCAGAAATTTTTGTTGCACTTGTTCCGATTATCAAAGCTCCCTCAAATAGCAGGTTGGCGCTTGTTTTGTATTTTAATCCTTCGCCTTGAGTGTTCGTTGGATAGTTGTTGAACGCAAGATTTCCTCTGCTTCCGATTGTTACGTTAATATTATTGTTATTCGATAAAGCATAAGTTGGATTTGCAATGAATGTAATAATTTGAAAATCTGAATATGTACCATCAGTAAAAGTCAGTAAAAGACGTACGTTAAAATCAGAGCCGATTGAACTTGCCGCCTGCACAACATACGGCGATGAATAGTTGTTAAAAGTTTCTCCGGTTGATTTTACATTTGTAAAGAAAGTTGCATTACTCACAGAAACCCCGCTGCTTAATGAAGTAAGAGTAATTGAGAGGTTGGAAGTTGCTTCCAATATATTTTTAAAACTAACTCTTATTTGTGCTGATTCATTAGGTTCAAGAATTCCATTACCATTACCGAGCGGTGAAGCATCGTTGAGGGTGTAATTCAACATTC
This window contains:
- a CDS encoding T9SS type A sorting domain-containing protein, whose protein sequence is MKIKYLFVLISIPILLAFYPQSDEVKIHVIQSGDLYYASNIITLKFKDSFKDRASQINEILSMNKLVDAAYIDRIEQVFPSETNRLEKSISGLDRIFRVYYHSDIDPLFLSQKIKHHPEIEYAEPHFVYRVDFTPNDPQYASQYALSKVSASTAWDISKGDSSIVIGIIDTGVYWTHPDLSPNIWMNKNEIPGNGVDDDGNGYIDDIRGWDFGGLNGTADNNPAEDAPYHGTHVAGIASAATDNGIGIAGLGFKCKIMAVKTARDDQKDPGSGMPYIWYGYEGITYAADNGAQVINCSWGGSGYSSLAQDVINYANSKGSLVVAAAGNSGSSGEHFPSGYNYVLSVASTGSDDRKSGFSNYGYSVDVCAPGSSILSTWSTNTYINSSGTSMSSPLAAGLAGLVKAKYPTYSAEQVGEKIRVSCDDIYSLNSSYNYQLGKGRINAWRALQDSINKSARMLNYTLNDASPLGNGNGILEPNESAQIRVSFKNILEATSNLSITLTSLSSGVSVSNATFFTNVKSTGETFNNYSSPYVVQAASSIGSDFNVRLLLTFTDGTYSDFQIITFIANPTYALSNNNNINVTIGSRGNLAFNNYPTNTQGEGLKYKTSANLLFEGALIIGTSATKISDRARGNNGSIQNNEFTMITPIKVFQPGAKADLQTTSLFNDDGAGTNKIGIKTILHSYSFVNSPNEDFVLLHYNFINTTPSQITNFHAGLYFDWDLIASTGADDVSRWDDEAKMGYVYNQPGTTPYYTGAALVSHTNYHYRSILNAGSDGGWGVYDGFTDAEKWESLSGGITKPNAGAGDVSHVVASGPFSINPGDTLGVVFAVAAGDNLTALKQHMQSAKNKWNQILTSISDEEQIVDKFRLYQNYPNPFNPSTVISYRLSVNSYATLKVFDLLGCEVATIVNEPKQAGEFEIEFDASKYGLSSGVYLYKINAGSFTSVKKFILMK